A single genomic interval of Osmia lignaria lignaria isolate PbOS001 chromosome 9, iyOsmLign1, whole genome shotgun sequence harbors:
- the LOC117601577 gene encoding ATP-dependent DNA helicase Q1 isoform X2, which produces MSASNSKDVIILDDENQATEESEIAAIDYELKQIDSEIQKLEDRKKVLVQRKEKLRDDALLKKSLYVSKKDWGKEDFSWSKDLRNALKDVFKIKKLRDLQLPTMNAIMSNEDVILIMPTGGGKSLCYQLPAVISKGITIVVSPLVALMEDQLHGLHKNNVKAMMLSAKGNKEDVKIIMNALVDKKSDLKLIYVTPEYMAKSNRFMSKLQKAFEMKRLDRFAIDEVHCCSQWGHDFRPDYKFLGILKSMFPGVPILGLTATAPAKIIVDVQKMLDIQGCLVLRATFNRPNLFYEVRRKPADKSTCLAMIENLLKTRFKDKSGIIYTTTIKDAEQLTTDLRSLDLKVGCYHAMLEPQYRSEVYSKWISGNYQAVVATIAFGLGIDKPDVRFVIHHCISKSMENFYQESGRAGRDGRKSACIVLYRLPDVFKLSTMVFQDKVGLQNLYKMLAYCLDLTSCRRSLIATHFEETWTESDCAEMCDHCRKHAWYGKGATTLRVHSIPVPKFTRESGEAIVGHLLVNGYLQEDFHFSAYSTISYLKRGPKAVLVLDKDHKIPFNYELH; this is translated from the exons ATGTCTGCAAGCAATTCGAAAGATGTAATAATATTGGATGATGAAAACCAAG cTACTGAAGAAAGTGAAATTGCTGCAATTGATTATGAGCTAAAACAAATTGACAGTGAGATACAGAAACTTGAAGATCGTAAGAAGGTCTTAGTTCAACGTAAGGAAAAATTAAGGGATGATGCACTTTTGAAGAAGAGTTTATATGTATCAAAGAAAGATTGGGGTAAAGAAGATTTTAGTTGGTCCAAGGACCTGAGGAATGCTCTGAAAGATGTTttcaaaattaagaaattaagagACTTACAGCTGCCAACTATGAATGCAATTATGTCTAATGAAGATGTTATTCTAATTATGCCTACTGGTGGTGGTAAAAGTTTATGTTATCAGTTACCTGCTGTTATTAGCAAAGGTATAACAATAGTAGTCTCACCTTTAGTAGCACTAATGGAGGATCAATTACATGGGTTGcacaaaaataatgtaaaagctATGATGTTAAGTGCAAAAGGAAACAAAGAAGATgtgaaaattataatgaatgCCCTTGTAGACAAGAAATCTGATCTTAAACTAATATACGTTACACCAGAGTATATGGCAAAATCGAACCGTTTCATGAGCAAATTACAAAAAGCCTTTGAAATGAAACGGTTAGATCGCTTTGCGATTGACGAAGTTCATTGTTGTAGTCAATGGGGTCACGATTTTAGACCTGATTACAAGTTCCTAGGAATTCTGAAATCCATGTTCCCTGGTGTACCAATTTTAGGATTAACTGCAACTGCTCCAGCAAAGATTATTGTGGATGTTCAAAAAATGCTTGATATTCAAGGTTGTTTAGTCTTAAGAGCCACTTTCAATAGACCAAATTTGTTTTACGAAGTTCGTCGTAAACCAGCAGATAAAAGCACGTGTCTAGCaatgatagaaaatttattaaaaactaGGTTCAAAGATAAATCTGGAATAATCTATACAACTACTATCAAGGATGCAGAACAACTAACAACTGATTTAAGATCGTTAGATCTAAAAGTTGGATGTTATCATGCAATGTTAGAGCCTCAGTATAGGTCAGAAGTATATTCTAAATGGATATCTGGAAATTACCAAGCTGTAGTTGCCACTATTGCTTTTGGATTGGGTATCGACAAGCCCGATGTAAGATTTGTCATTCATCATTGTATTTCAAAATCAATGGAAAATTTTTATCAAGAGAGTGGACGAGCGGGTAGAGATGGAAGGAAATCAGCATGTATAGTATTGTACAGATTACCAGATGTGTTCAAATTAAGCACAATGGTATTTCAGGATAAAGTTGGCCTTCAAAATTTGTACAAGATGTTAGCATATTGTTTAGATCTAACATCGTGTAGACGTAGTTTAATCGCAACTCACTTTGAAGAAACTTGGACTGAAAGTGATTGTGCAGAGATGTGTGATCATTGTAGAAAAc ATGCTTGGTATGGTAAGGGGGCGACGACGTTAAGGGTACATTCTATACCAGTACCAAAATTTACAAGAGAATCTGGAGAGGCTATAGTAGGGCATTTACTAGTGAACGGATATTTGCAGGAAGACTTTCATTTCTCTGCATATTCTACGATATCATATTTAAAACGTGGACCCAAAGCAGTATTAGTACTTGATAAGGATCATAAGATACCATTTAATTATGAATTACACTAA
- the LOC117601577 gene encoding ATP-dependent DNA helicase Q1 isoform X3, translating to MNAIMSNEDVILIMPTGGGKSLCYQLPAVISKGITIVVSPLVALMEDQLHGLHKNNVKAMMLSAKGNKEDVKIIMNALVDKKSDLKLIYVTPEYMAKSNRFMSKLQKAFEMKRLDRFAIDEVHCCSQWGHDFRPDYKFLGILKSMFPGVPILGLTATAPAKIIVDVQKMLDIQGCLVLRATFNRPNLFYEVRRKPADKSTCLAMIENLLKTRFKDKSGIIYTTTIKDAEQLTTDLRSLDLKVGCYHAMLEPQYRSEVYSKWISGNYQAVVATIAFGLGIDKPDVRFVIHHCISKSMENFYQESGRAGRDGRKSACIVLYRLPDVFKLSTMVFQDKVGLQNLYKMLAYCLDLTSCRRSLIATHFEETWTESDCAEMCDHCRKRKEKKEVNIAPYCRQLYEIMTKAVQSETRLTALKLTDAWYGKGATTLRVHSIPVPKFTRESGEAIVGHLLVNGYLQEDFHFSAYSTISYLKRGPKAVLVLDKDHKIPFNYELH from the coding sequence ATGAATGCAATTATGTCTAATGAAGATGTTATTCTAATTATGCCTACTGGTGGTGGTAAAAGTTTATGTTATCAGTTACCTGCTGTTATTAGCAAAGGTATAACAATAGTAGTCTCACCTTTAGTAGCACTAATGGAGGATCAATTACATGGGTTGcacaaaaataatgtaaaagctATGATGTTAAGTGCAAAAGGAAACAAAGAAGATgtgaaaattataatgaatgCCCTTGTAGACAAGAAATCTGATCTTAAACTAATATACGTTACACCAGAGTATATGGCAAAATCGAACCGTTTCATGAGCAAATTACAAAAAGCCTTTGAAATGAAACGGTTAGATCGCTTTGCGATTGACGAAGTTCATTGTTGTAGTCAATGGGGTCACGATTTTAGACCTGATTACAAGTTCCTAGGAATTCTGAAATCCATGTTCCCTGGTGTACCAATTTTAGGATTAACTGCAACTGCTCCAGCAAAGATTATTGTGGATGTTCAAAAAATGCTTGATATTCAAGGTTGTTTAGTCTTAAGAGCCACTTTCAATAGACCAAATTTGTTTTACGAAGTTCGTCGTAAACCAGCAGATAAAAGCACGTGTCTAGCaatgatagaaaatttattaaaaactaGGTTCAAAGATAAATCTGGAATAATCTATACAACTACTATCAAGGATGCAGAACAACTAACAACTGATTTAAGATCGTTAGATCTAAAAGTTGGATGTTATCATGCAATGTTAGAGCCTCAGTATAGGTCAGAAGTATATTCTAAATGGATATCTGGAAATTACCAAGCTGTAGTTGCCACTATTGCTTTTGGATTGGGTATCGACAAGCCCGATGTAAGATTTGTCATTCATCATTGTATTTCAAAATCAATGGAAAATTTTTATCAAGAGAGTGGACGAGCGGGTAGAGATGGAAGGAAATCAGCATGTATAGTATTGTACAGATTACCAGATGTGTTCAAATTAAGCACAATGGTATTTCAGGATAAAGTTGGCCTTCAAAATTTGTACAAGATGTTAGCATATTGTTTAGATCTAACATCGTGTAGACGTAGTTTAATCGCAACTCACTTTGAAGAAACTTGGACTGAAAGTGATTGTGCAGAGATGTGTGATCATTGTAGAAAAcgtaaggaaaagaaagaagtaaATATAGCTCCATATTGTAGACAGTTGTATGAAATAATGACCAAAGCAGTACAAAGTGAAACAAGATTGACTGCCCTAAAACTTACAGATGCTTGGTATGGTAAGGGGGCGACGACGTTAAGGGTACATTCTATACCAGTACCAAAATTTACAAGAGAATCTGGAGAGGCTATAGTAGGGCATTTACTAGTGAACGGATATTTGCAGGAAGACTTTCATTTCTCTGCATATTCTACGATATCATATTTAAAACGTGGACCCAAAGCAGTATTAGTACTTGATAAGGATCATAAGATACCATTTAATTATGAATTACACTAA
- the LOC117601577 gene encoding ATP-dependent DNA helicase Q1 isoform X1, whose translation MSASNSKDVIILDDENQATEESEIAAIDYELKQIDSEIQKLEDRKKVLVQRKEKLRDDALLKKSLYVSKKDWGKEDFSWSKDLRNALKDVFKIKKLRDLQLPTMNAIMSNEDVILIMPTGGGKSLCYQLPAVISKGITIVVSPLVALMEDQLHGLHKNNVKAMMLSAKGNKEDVKIIMNALVDKKSDLKLIYVTPEYMAKSNRFMSKLQKAFEMKRLDRFAIDEVHCCSQWGHDFRPDYKFLGILKSMFPGVPILGLTATAPAKIIVDVQKMLDIQGCLVLRATFNRPNLFYEVRRKPADKSTCLAMIENLLKTRFKDKSGIIYTTTIKDAEQLTTDLRSLDLKVGCYHAMLEPQYRSEVYSKWISGNYQAVVATIAFGLGIDKPDVRFVIHHCISKSMENFYQESGRAGRDGRKSACIVLYRLPDVFKLSTMVFQDKVGLQNLYKMLAYCLDLTSCRRSLIATHFEETWTESDCAEMCDHCRKRKEKKEVNIAPYCRQLYEIMTKAVQSETRLTALKLTDAWYGKGATTLRVHSIPVPKFTRESGEAIVGHLLVNGYLQEDFHFSAYSTISYLKRGPKAVLVLDKDHKIPFNYELH comes from the exons ATGTCTGCAAGCAATTCGAAAGATGTAATAATATTGGATGATGAAAACCAAG cTACTGAAGAAAGTGAAATTGCTGCAATTGATTATGAGCTAAAACAAATTGACAGTGAGATACAGAAACTTGAAGATCGTAAGAAGGTCTTAGTTCAACGTAAGGAAAAATTAAGGGATGATGCACTTTTGAAGAAGAGTTTATATGTATCAAAGAAAGATTGGGGTAAAGAAGATTTTAGTTGGTCCAAGGACCTGAGGAATGCTCTGAAAGATGTTttcaaaattaagaaattaagagACTTACAGCTGCCAACTATGAATGCAATTATGTCTAATGAAGATGTTATTCTAATTATGCCTACTGGTGGTGGTAAAAGTTTATGTTATCAGTTACCTGCTGTTATTAGCAAAGGTATAACAATAGTAGTCTCACCTTTAGTAGCACTAATGGAGGATCAATTACATGGGTTGcacaaaaataatgtaaaagctATGATGTTAAGTGCAAAAGGAAACAAAGAAGATgtgaaaattataatgaatgCCCTTGTAGACAAGAAATCTGATCTTAAACTAATATACGTTACACCAGAGTATATGGCAAAATCGAACCGTTTCATGAGCAAATTACAAAAAGCCTTTGAAATGAAACGGTTAGATCGCTTTGCGATTGACGAAGTTCATTGTTGTAGTCAATGGGGTCACGATTTTAGACCTGATTACAAGTTCCTAGGAATTCTGAAATCCATGTTCCCTGGTGTACCAATTTTAGGATTAACTGCAACTGCTCCAGCAAAGATTATTGTGGATGTTCAAAAAATGCTTGATATTCAAGGTTGTTTAGTCTTAAGAGCCACTTTCAATAGACCAAATTTGTTTTACGAAGTTCGTCGTAAACCAGCAGATAAAAGCACGTGTCTAGCaatgatagaaaatttattaaaaactaGGTTCAAAGATAAATCTGGAATAATCTATACAACTACTATCAAGGATGCAGAACAACTAACAACTGATTTAAGATCGTTAGATCTAAAAGTTGGATGTTATCATGCAATGTTAGAGCCTCAGTATAGGTCAGAAGTATATTCTAAATGGATATCTGGAAATTACCAAGCTGTAGTTGCCACTATTGCTTTTGGATTGGGTATCGACAAGCCCGATGTAAGATTTGTCATTCATCATTGTATTTCAAAATCAATGGAAAATTTTTATCAAGAGAGTGGACGAGCGGGTAGAGATGGAAGGAAATCAGCATGTATAGTATTGTACAGATTACCAGATGTGTTCAAATTAAGCACAATGGTATTTCAGGATAAAGTTGGCCTTCAAAATTTGTACAAGATGTTAGCATATTGTTTAGATCTAACATCGTGTAGACGTAGTTTAATCGCAACTCACTTTGAAGAAACTTGGACTGAAAGTGATTGTGCAGAGATGTGTGATCATTGTAGAAAAcgtaaggaaaagaaagaagtaaATATAGCTCCATATTGTAGACAGTTGTATGAAATAATGACCAAAGCAGTACAAAGTGAAACAAGATTGACTGCCCTAAAACTTACAGATGCTTGGTATGGTAAGGGGGCGACGACGTTAAGGGTACATTCTATACCAGTACCAAAATTTACAAGAGAATCTGGAGAGGCTATAGTAGGGCATTTACTAGTGAACGGATATTTGCAGGAAGACTTTCATTTCTCTGCATATTCTACGATATCATATTTAAAACGTGGACCCAAAGCAGTATTAGTACTTGATAAGGATCATAAGATACCATTTAATTATGAATTACACTAA
- the LOC117601580 gene encoding hydroxyacylglutathione hydrolase, mitochondrial isoform X5 — MINAMFRACPTWVENTFTSLYFKARSFSTNGFYATHSLSTLIKQPNMKVQILPALQDNYMYLIIDEASQEAAVVDPVDPDSILSVVLQNNLNLTKVLTTHHHWDHAGGNAKLCKKFNKLQVYGGDDRIDALTHKVKHNDTFNIGRLQVKCLATPCHTTGHICYYVVGDQNPPALFSGDTLFAGGCGRFFEGTAEQMYTALIKILGSLPDETKVYCGHEYTGNNLKFGKFVEPENSAIHRKMEWVRIQREKNHPTVPSTIQEEKLTNPFMRVHEKSVMDHTEQKDPIQTMAFLRREKDNFKS, encoded by the exons ATGATAAATGCGATGTTTCGTGCGTGTCCTACGTGGGTTGAAAATACATTCACATCCTTGTATTTTAAGG CAAGAAGTTTCTCAACGAATGGTTTTTATGCAACACATAGTCTGAGTACTTTAATAAAACAACCAAACATGAAGGTTCAAATATTACCTGCACTTCAAGATAATTATATGTATCTT atcatcgacgaagcaTCACAAGAAGCAGCTGTTGTTGATCCTGTTGATCCTGACAGCATTTTGTCTGTTGTTCTACAAAATAATCTAAATTTGACAAAAGTTTTAACTACTCATCACCATTGGGATCACGCCGGAGGAAATGCAAAGTTATGtaagaaattcaataaattacaaGTATATGGTGGTGATGATAGAATAGACGCACTCACCCATAAAGTAAAGCACAATGACACTTTCAATATTGGAAGATTACAAGTTAAATGTCTTGCAACACCATGCCATACCACTGGACATATCTGTTATTATGTTGTAGGAGATCAAAATCCCCCAGCACTTTTTTCAG GAGACACACTTTTTGCTGGTGGCTGTGGAAGATTTTTTGAGGGCACTGCAGAACAAATGTATACAGCACTTATAAAGATCTTGGGATCATTGCCTGATGAAAct aaaGTGTACTGTGGTCATGAGTACACAGgaaacaatttgaaatttggTAAGTTTGTGGAGCCAGAAAATAGCGCTATTCATAGAAAAATGGAATGGGTTCGTATACAGCGCGAAAAGAATCATCCTACCGTGCCAAGTACTATCCAGGAAGAAAAATTGACGAACCCGTTTATGCGAGTTCATGAAAAATCTGTTATGGATCATACCGAACAAAAGGATCCAATTCAAACTATGGCATTTCTCAGACGAGAAAAGGATAATTTCAAATCATAA
- the LOC117601616 gene encoding uncharacterized protein LOC117601616 has translation MSDESEYDVEPEEFDIYKRKYQLLLDRCEVLQQENERLVYRIQRVRKLLKRTRKEKKFLIDRLDQHGDRWREAPMGVLEENSTFQVTSKPEKTPKATGHNSKEEKTKKVTKRKGTKADPNAPKRPANPFFQFCQEQRPRVMERLAGEPEPSKQELTRQLATTWKSLSSEDKKVYYDMYERSKEKYVAEMQIYNKKSEDTPNQMSLNIT, from the exons ATGTCCGACGAATCGGAATATGACGTGGAACCAGAAGAGTTTGACATTTATAAACGAAAGTACCAATTGTTACTCGATAGATGTGAAGTTTTACAACAG gAAAATGAAAGATTAGTGTATCGAATTCAACGAGTAAGAAAACTTCTAAAACGTacaaggaaggaaaaaaa ATTTTTAATTGATCGTTTGGATCAACATGGTGATCGTTGGCGGGAGGCACCCATGGGAGTTCTTGAAGAAAATAGTACGTTTCAAGTAACATCTAAACCAGAGAAAACACCAAAAGCTACTGGACATAATTCTAAAGAGGAGAAAACAAAGAAAGTAACAAAAAGAAAGGGTACAAAAGCTGATCCTAATGCACCAAAACGACCAGCAAAtccattttttcaattttgtcaAGAACAAAGACCTCGTGTTATGGAACGCTTGGCTGGAGAACCAGAACCAAGCAAGCAAGAGCTCACCAGACAACTCGCAACTACTTGGAAATCTCTTAGTTCAGAAGACAAAAAA GTATATTATGATATGTACGAACGATCCAAAGAAAAGTATGTTGCTGAAatgcaaatttataataaaaaatcggAAGACACACCGAACCAAATGTCTTTAAATATAACAtag